Proteins encoded together in one Salarias fasciatus chromosome 17, fSalaFa1.1, whole genome shotgun sequence window:
- the LOC115404658 gene encoding plexin-C1-like, with protein sequence MVLLLGLLLTLCGAPSLCLEEDTSFLLDGDIRHLAVDSNTVYIATEEKLYQLNHDLTPVHSLTLRGVLNPDTEDFHRVPAAAGWNATFRVNVLLPFEKNQSVISCGVIDGACGYCEILDLNNISNILHKENFQVGPAKRSSASVAFLVTLKKNQPRSDSYILTAIQQDGSGEEKCPSDSGTAVLLRQSNMTSVLAVRQNSWMVFFIGTGDGQLIKLAVDRNYHTTCPRVLYMSNQDRRVFPRMHLDPVDHKHVYVPFQNEVKRVAVAKCSTHTNVQEWWTAQDPYCVWCVSKGSCTFEDDCEDSHWLSIPDVFQQKLISHKVVEDGTGQLTLNIQTHVNVSKDTRFACQFSTTSGELCSRDGLPPQFPQCTCILSKQTVPPEGLLVTVKMALGSTSLTEQLQLMNCSDMSGPPTRVLCQQCIKAGCEWSNNSCSWANERLLNDSVCQTLQSELNFPKPEISSISPSIVSFYGRNHAVLSGGNLSGVTGVRMQADLDCTPQESPVWNNSGSSLTFHIPRANRKGTVKACVLLPDGSCHGDASITYQSSPSCRDISPRNSWISGGRKITLTGSHLEFVEGVIHSRAPQEVQPPTDRNHQNLTFKSPAATNPSRVSSSSLLLKVANETLICSTNLIYHPDPEFTSFTSTQRGDHVQITIQRKADKLEITPAELSVWGEQEEKRYPCIMEDKDPGEEFNFYSCEIQSPPSAQFQTLMIKYGDKTVLLAPPMLMPPVIVILRFMLIPCVIAVLVFVCLWDKKVITKRNRH encoded by the exons ATGGTCCTGCTGCTCGGTCTGCTTTTAACCCTCTGTGGAGCCCCGAGTctgtgtctggaggaagacacaTCCTTTCTCTTGGATGGAGACATCCGTCACTTGGCCGTGGACAGTAACACGGTTTACATCGCCACTGAAGAGAAACTGTACCAGCTGAACCACGACCTGACCCCGGTCCACAGTCTGACCCTGAGAGGAGTCCTGAATCCGGACACGGAGGACTTCCACAGAGTTCCTGCTGCCGCTGGCTGGAACGCAACTTTCAGGGTCAATGTTTTATTACCGTTTGAGAAGAATCAGTCTGTGATCAGCTGCGGTGTGATCGATGGAGCGTGTGGATACTGTGAGATTCTGGACCtgaacaacatctccaacattcTGCACAAGGAAAACTTCCAGGTGGGGCCAGCCAAACGCAGCAGCGCGTCCGTCGCTTTTCTGGTGACCCTGAAGAAAAACCAGCCTCGCAGTGACTCTTATATTCTGACTGCGATACAACAGGACGGGTCTGGAGAGGAGAAATGTCCCTCTGATTCAGGAACC GCAGTTCTCCTCAGACAGAGCAACATGACCTCTGTTCTGGCAGTGAGGCAGAACAGCTGGATGGTTTTCTTCATCGGGACTGGAGACGGGCAGCTCATCAAG CTTGCTGTGGACAGGAACTATCACACCACCTGTCCCAGAGTGCTCTACATGTCCAACCAGGACCGCCGAgtgtttcccagaatgcacctggATCCAGTGGATCATAAACATGTGTATGTGCCATTTCAAAATGAG GTGAAGCGTGTGGCTGTagcaaagtgcagcacacacacaaatgtccaGGAGTGGTGGACTGCTCAGGATCCatactgtgtgtggtgtgtctccAAAGGAAG CTGCACCTTTGAAGATGACTGTGAGGACTCCCACTGGCTGTCCATTCCTGATGTCTTCCAGCAGAAACTGATTTCCCACAAAGTTGTTGAAGACGGGACTGGACAG ctcactctGAACATCCAGACTCATGTGAATGTGAGCAAAGACACGCGGTTCGCCTGTCAGTTCTCCACAACTTCTGGGGAGCTTTGTAGCCGGGATGGCCTTCCTCCAcagttcccacaatgcacctgcaTCCTTTCTAAACAGACTGTTCCTCCTGAAG GCCTGCTGGTCACTGTAAAGATGGCGCTTGGCTCAACAAGTCTGACCGAACAACTGCAGTTAATGAACTGTTCTGATATGAGTGGACCACCAACCCGAGTCTT gTGTCAGCAGTGTATCAAAGCCGGCTGTGAATGGAGCAACAACAGCTGTTCCTGGGCTAATGAACGACTGTTAAAT gacagtgtgtgtcaaacgctgcagtctgagctgaaCTTTCCT AAGCCTGagatctcctccatcagccccagCATTGTGTCTTTCTATGGAAGAAACCACGCAGTGTTGTCAGGTGGTAACCTCAGCGGTGTGACCGGAGTGAGGATGCAGGCAGACCTGGACTGTACGCCACAGGA GTCTCCTGTCTGGAACAACAGCGGCTCCAGTCTGACCTTCCACATTCCCAGAGCAAACCGTAAAGGGACAGTGAAAGCCTGCGTTCTCCTCCCAGACGGCAGTTGCCACGGTGACGCGAGCATCACCTACCAGTCGTCACCTTCCTGTCGAGACATTTCACCGAGGAACTCCTGGATCAG TGGGGGGAGGAAGATCACACTCACTGGATCTCACCTGGAGTTTGTGGAGGGGGTCATTCACAGCCGAGCCCCTCAGGAAGTCCAACCTCCGACTGACAGGAACCATCAG AATCTCACCTTCAAGTCACCTGCAGCTACAAATCCCTCCAGAGTTTCCAGCAGTTCTCTTCTGTTGAAAGTCGCCAATGAAACCTTGATCTGCTCCACAAACCTGATCTACCATCCAGACCCAGAGTTCACCAGCTTCACATCCACACAGAGGGGTGACCACGTCCAGATCACCATACAG agaaaagcagacaaACTGGAGATAACACCAGCGGAGTTGTCAGTatggggggagcaggaggagaaacgatACCCCTGCATCATGGAAGACAAAGACCCCGGTGAAGAGTTCAACTTTTACTCTTGTGAGATTCAGAGCCCACCCAGCGCACAGTTCCAGACGTTAATG atTAAATACGGTGACAAGACAGTGTTACTTGCTCCTCCAATGTTAATGCCTCCAGTCATTGTCATCCTGCGCTTCATGCTGATCCCCTGTGTTATTGCTG tgctggtgtttgtctgtctgtgggATAAGAAAGTCATCACGAAGAGGAACAGACACTGA